The Pseudanabaena yagii GIHE-NHR1 genome segment GGAGCAGAGTCGATCGCTGAAGTGATCGTGTCACCAACCCGCGCATGGGCAACGGTTTTAATTGCCGCCGCCAAATAACCTACTTCGCCAGCGTGCAATTCATCCACTTGGATCTGGCTCGGTGCTAATACACCTAACTCATCAATTACATATTCCTGCCCCGATGCCATGAATTTAATGCGATCGCCCTTTTTGACCGTGCCATCCATGACACGAAAATAGACAATTACCCCCCGATAGGCATCGTAATAACTATCAAAAATCAATGCCCGTAAGGGTTGATCAACCGTATCCTTGGGTGCTGGCACTTTAGAGACGATCGCTTCCAAAATCTCACGAATACCGATCCCTTGTTTTGCTGAAGCATGAATTGCATCTGTACAATCTAAGCCGATTAATTCTTCAATCTCATGGGAAATGCGCTCAGGATCTGCCCCCGGTAGATCGATTTTATTAAGAACAGGCACAATTTCCAGATCGTTTTCTAGAGCTAAGTACACATTCGCCAAGGTTTGGGCTTCTACACCTTGCGAAGCATCTACTACCAGCAAAGCCCCTTCACAAGCCGCTAAACTACGCGATACCTCATAGGAAAAGTCCACATGTCCGGGGGTATCGATCAAATTAATCGTATATTCCTCTCCATTAAGAGCTTCATAACGCATCCTTGCTGCTTGCAATTTAATGGTGATCCCCCGTTCGCGCTCCAAATCCATATTGTCTAGGAATTGGGCTTTCATGTCTCGATCCGCGACCGTGCCTGTAAACTGCAACAAGCGATCGGCAAGCGTAGACTTACCATGATCGATATGGGCAATGATTGAAAAGTTACGAATTCGAGAAACAGGTACGTTGGTCATAGAATCAAAACACTGCGGTTCAAAACACGGCAAGATTATCCGATCCTATCTTATCGCGGTTTTTAATTTGCCATAGGTAAATTAAAAACCGCAATAACTGACTGAGATTGCCTTTGGGTTTTCCCATACATCTATAGCAATGCTTGACTACTACAAGATGAATACCTGCACGAAGTGCAGGTATTCATCTTGTAGTAGTCAAAACTTATATCCCTATATTTAAGTAGCTAGGCGTAATTAAAAAAACAGAACCCCAACCTATGGCGCACGCTGCGTGTGTGCCATAGGTTGGGGGGACATTTAATTGCACCCAGATACTTGGCAATATATAGCAGTCCTAAATCATTTGTAGATTTTTTGTTTTGTGGAAGCGCATCCCGAAGAGGTGCGCTTCCACAAAACCTTTAGGATTGCTATAGGCATCGGAAAATCACGTTAAAGTAAAGTAGTGTAAACAATATGCCACCAAGTTTTGAGGTTTGGCTTGTCCATAGGAATGCAAATATCCAAATTAGTTTTGGTAAAAGCGCATCTTATAAAGACTTTCCCCAAAACTAATTTGCATCATAAAAATTGCTGTAGAGTTAACGTACAAGTGCTAGTAAACTGAGTGAGATTTTGCCAAAGTTTGTGAGCTAAGTTGTCTAACTTCTCATATTACTTAGGTTTCATGAGTAATAATAGCTATAGTAGTTTCATCTAAAAATTTGAAACATACTCGCTAGCCTGCTTAGCAGGAATAGCTAGGCGCTTCTAAGATTAACTATGGTCAATGTAATTCAGTCAATGTAATTCAACCTAGCAAAAGATAGGAAGCAACTTCTATGTAAATTCAATTCATCGTGTACAACAGTTACGCAGGGCAGAGTAAGCAATGAGTATAAGCAATCGAGTTCGACTATATGAACTCTCACGAGAGCTAGACCTTGACACTAAAGATGTGATCGCCGTGTGCGAACAATTAAATATAGTTGTCAAAAGTCATAGTAGTACAATTACCGAATCAGAGGCGGAATTGGTGCGTACCAAAGCCCCTCAACACCATCCCAAAACTGCCGATCCCAAAGCTGCGGACAAGAAAGCTGCTGCTACGGTAAAGCCGAAAGAGTCCGAAGCACGCGCTAAGCAACAAATTCTTGCTGTCAGCAAACCAACAATTCGGCTCAACTCTCCACCTGTCTCTGCTAATGTAGGAGCTATACCTCCTGCTAACCCACCTGCGATCGCTGAGCCTAGCTCAGAGCCTCCTGCCAAAACTGCTGTTGTTAACCCTCCCTCGCCCATGCCCCCTGCTTCATCGTTAATCAAGCCTCCTAGTCGTCCTCTTGTCTCAGACAGTGACCTAGCAAATTCCGAAACTACACCTGTATCAAAAATCGAATTGACATCAGAAACAGCATTGACCCCACCAGAGAATCCCCAATCTAGTAAAGAATTGCAGCCACCATTGCCAAAAGCAGAATTAATCACACCACCAGTTCCCCCTAAATCTTTAGACAAATCTGATAAAGACAAGTCTAGTTCAACTGTTGTGGCTAACTCCGTAAAAGCTCCTGTGGAAGAATCGACTCGTGTCAGTCCACCCAAAGATCAAGCTCCCAAAGAGCAACAAGTGCGTAAGGATACTCCAAGGGGAGAGCGTCCACCAGCAGAAAAAGCAGAACGACCACTCACACCTAAGCAGTCTTTGATGAGTGTTTCACCACCACAGGTAAAATTGACCAACAAGCCTGTGGCTCCAGAGCGTCCTAAACCACCTGTGGCGATCGCACCGAAGGCAATTGTTGCCCCGAAGCCACCCGCCGCTAAACCTGCTGATGATGTAAGAACAACTGCTAAAGGACATCAGGGGAAAGAGCAGGTCAAAAATGATCATGGCAAGGACTATAAGGGTGGGAATGAAGCAGGCTCAGCACCAAAACAAGAAGCTGTCAAAACTAATCGACCTGAAAGACCAAAACTGAATCGACCAGTTGAGCAACCTGCACCTGCTGGCGGTAGACCACAGAGTCGTGTACCGAAACTAGTGAAAGATTCGGTACTGATCGAACGGGGAATCACGGCTCCAACTGAACCACCGCACAATTTGCGTCCTCCGATGCCAACATTGATGCGTGCGCCTGAAAAGCCTGTTATTGCTGATAAGAACGCCAAGAAGCCTGAAGCTGCGGGAGGGTTTGCGCCTGTACTGCCTGAGCTTTTGGAAAAACCAACGCTACCGAACAAAGCTAATAAGCGCAAAGGTAAATCTAAGGAAGAAGAAGAAAAAGATTTACTCGAGCTGAAAGAAAAAAATCGTTTGAATAAGCCTAAGCGCTATTTACGCGATTTTGATGATGATGATGATGATGCATCGGATCTCGATAGTGGTGCGGACTTTGCTCAGATCAGTTTGTCCTTGGCACGCCCAACTGCCCGTCCTAAGACCATTAGTGTCCCAGCGAAGCCAACTATGGCAGCGGATCTCAAACCCACTCAAAAATCTAAAAAATCTGCACCAAGTCGCGATCGCCGCAACCAGCAAGTTGAAATCGTTCCCGAAAAGCCCACCTCCGTGGAAATCGAAGAGGGTATGACTGTGGCAGTATTGGCGAAGCGTCTAGTATTGTCTGAGACTGAGGTCATTCGCACCCTATTTATGAAGGGGATTATGGCGAATATCAACCAGACCCTTGATGTCGGTACTGCCAAAATGGTGGCGACTGAGTTGGGTTATGAGGTACATGATCCCGAAATTATCGAACTGGCGGTCAAGACTGAGATGATCGAGCTAGAGGATCTCGATAAGCTCGAACGCCGTCCACCTGTCGTCACCATCATGGGACACGTTGACCACGGGAAAACCACATTGCTGGATGCCATTCGTAAGAGTAAGGTTGCTCAAGGCGAAGCAGGTGGGATCACTCAGCATATTGGTGCTTACCACGTTGATGTTGAGCATAATGGCGAGAAACAACAGATTGTCTTCCTTGACACCCCCGGACACGAAGCATTTACTGCCATGCGTGCTAGAGGAACCAAAGTTACGGACATCGCCGTTCTTGTGGTTGCTGCCGATGATGGTGTCCAACCTCAAACCATCGAAGCGATTAGCCATGCCCGTGCGGCAAAAGTACCGATCGTGGTTGCTATTAACAAAGTTGACAAGATCGAGGCTCAGCCCGATCGCATTCGTCAAGAACTCACTGAGTACTCCCTCGTTGCTGAGGAATGGGGCGGCGATACGATTATGGTTCCCGTCAGTGCCATCCGTCGTGAGAACCTCGATACCTTGCTGGAAATGATCTTGCTAGTTGCTGAAGTCGAAGATCTCCAAGCTAACCCCAACCGTACAGCGAAGGGAACTGTTATTGAAGCTCACCTCGACAAGGCAAAAGGTCCCGTGGCAACATTGCTCGTTCAGAATGGTACGTTGCGCGTTGGTGATATCTTCGTTGCGGGTGCTGCCTTTGGTAAGGTACGGGCGATGGTTGACGATCGCGGCGCAAGAGTTGGTAAGGCTTCACCATCCTTTGCTGTGGAAGTCCTCGGTTTGGGTGATGTACCTGCGGCGGGTGATGAGTTTGAGGTCTATCTCGATGAAAAACAAGCCCGTGCGATCGCTGATCAACGCACGATGGATCAGCGTCAAGCTCGCTTGGTTCAGGCGATGGCTTCTCGTCGTGTCACCCTTGGTACTTTGTCCGAAAAGGTCAAAGAAGGCGATCTCAAGGAACTCAATATTATTCTCAAGGCAGACGTACAAGGTTCTCTCGAAGCAATTCTTGGCGCACTTGCCCAACTACCTCAGCGTGAAGTCCAGCTCCGTATCCTCCTCTCTGCTCCTGGTGAAATCACCGAAAATGACATCAGTTTGGCAGCAGCTAGCTCGGCGGTAGTATTAGGCTTTAATACCACAATGGCTCCTGGTGCAAGACAAGCGGCTGACGACCTCGGTGTTGACTTCCGTGACTACAACGTCATCTATAAGCTCTTGGAAGATATCCAAGATGCGATGGAAGGCTTGCTCGATCCTGAAATGGTTGAGGAATACCTCGGTCAAGCTGAAGTCCGCGCTATCTTTACGATTGGTAAGGGTGCTGTGGCTGGTTGTTATGTCCAAAATGGTAAGTTAATCCGTAACTGTAATGTCCGCGTTAAGCGTGGTAATGAGATCGTCCATTCTGGTGTATTGGAATCTCTCAGAAGGGTTAAGGATGATGCTAAGGAGGTTGCCTCTGGGTTTGAGTGCGGTATATCTCTTGGTAAGTTCTCTGCATGGAAAGAGGGCGATGTCATCGAGGCATATCGTATGGTCACGAAGCGTCGTACACTAGCTACTTCTTAATAGATAAAAAAGCGCCCCAAGGGGCGCTTTTTTATTCTGGCAATTCAATTGTTACTTTACCGCCTTCTACAGCACGAATTCGTAAGTCATAGCCATAAATTAAGCCCATCCCAACTAAGGGATCTGTTTCCGCTTCATTGACTGGAATAGTTCGGTATTGACCATCCCAAATGATTGTTGCTGCATAAACCTCAAAGGTTACTTCACTGCCATCACCTAAAGTCCCCCGATCAACCCCTGTCCAAGGTAAGTCTAAAGCTTCAATAATTTCACTTGGTAAGCTTAAGTAACCTGTATAGCCTGTGTCAATAACGGCATCAATCAGTTTGGTCTGTTTCTTTTCGTTGATGATGACTAGTGGAATTGTTGCTTCACAGCTTTGATTAACTACACCGTGAATCATACTGTCTTTTTCAGGCTCCTTGCACCAAACCGATGAACGGCTCTATGTCCAATGCGAACGATCCAAGGTTGGGCATCAGGAATGCGTTTGAATAGGCTACCAGTTGCGGTCAATATTTCATCGGCGACTTCAAAGGCTCCAGTTTCAATATCGATCGCAACAATTTTGCCATAATTACCCATTTCGACTTGTGGGCGTACCTGAGTTTCATAAATCTCATCGCCACGCCTAGCGAATTCTTCTTTGCTATATCGGGGCTGTCTTACTGCCATGATTGTTAGTTTTGTGAGATCGCACTATTTTTTAAGTCTCTGTGAATAGTTTAGCTAAAATATCTGAGATTTCTTTTAAAGATTCAGGCTTATTTGCAATTAGCCATTCCGTCAGTTTTACGGAATCTCTAGTTTTTGAAAACTCTACTCTACTTTCTGTTAACTTTAAAAATATGTCTTTTAGCGTATTTGCACCATCAATTAAACTGCCATCTGGTGAGTCTTTTTTGCAGTTAGCTTTTTTACATTCTTCTAGAATTGCATCAACATCTGAAACTGTAATTATTTTCTCTTGACCTTCATCTAATTCATTAACAACACTTGCTATAGCGTCAGAATCTAGCAAATAGTTTTCATACATACGGCGAGGTAAAAATTTAACTGGATTTGAACTTCGCTTTCGCAAATCTTCCATTTCTTGTTCAGTACGTTTTTCTCTATCAAATATAAACCCTATCGCTGGTGGAAATAGATTGTGACTGCCACTTAATTTATCGTAAACGTCAAAAATGATATGTGCGCGTCTACCTTCTAGATCGCCAGTATTTTTAACACCAAGAATTTGAATCCCTCTCATGGATTTATTGAGGATCTTTGTAATAATTTGTGGATAACATTTTTCTTCTGTTGGTCCTTCAACCCAAAGTATTTTATCCATGCCAAATACATCAGAAAGTCTAACTCCTACTTCATCCAAAAGATATCTCAATTCTCTTGTATCCTTTGAATCCATTGTAAATACCTTTGTTTCACAATCATCAGTATATTTGAGCATTGTAATAGTCGCTGGTTCGGCAGCAGCAATTATAGTTGGTGAATGTGTAGAAATAATATACTGATGTTCTTGAAATCTTTCATCTTTACCTAATTCTTTGAGGATTTCTATAAGTTTCTTTGCTGCCCCAGGATGTAAGAAAGATTGGGGTTCGTCAATGATAATTATTCTTGGATGATTTGCTGTAAGCACAACAAATAAAATTGATAAAACTTGTCCAATGCCAGTACCACAAGCAGATAATGGAAAAGATAAATCATCTCTCATTGTTGATGGAGCAATGTGCCACACCTTAATTTCAATAGCTATTCCTTGTGAAATTGAAATTTGTTTGATCTGAGGAAATATTATTGATACATAATGGTTGAAAATCTTAAATAATTCTGGGTTATTACCTTGCAATATACCAAGTACTTCTGGCAGATTTGAAGCATTAGTTAAAAGCTCAGAATTATATGACCTACTACAGCTACCAACATTTAGACGTTCTGCAAGAAATCTGTATATTCTCTTTTGAGAAATCTTTAAAAAAGCTGTGAAAGAGTTCTGTGATAACGTAAGTAATGAATAATATGCACCTATAGTCCAATCTCCAGCCTGAGTTGGATCAGGAATTATCTGAGAATGTGAGCATCCACCATTAACTATGGGTTCTGTTTCATATAAATCAAAACTTGGCTTGTCATTATTGCCATTGCAAAAGAAATTTAACTGACCAGATACAGATGTGCTCAAAGTTTGCTGTTTTGGATTAACTAACCATGCTTGAAATGGTGATATTGCTTTACCTTCACCGCCTATAGAATTAGGAATAATATATGGAACTGGAAGTTGTACTGCAATTTCTTCAAACTCTATATCTTTAAGATGCAAACTAAAATGTACCTGTGATTCTGGTTTTAGTAATGACGATTTTGTTGGTAGTGTACTAAGACTTTTATGAGGAGTATCGTTAAATTCAAGCGTCAAAGCTTCAAGCAAAGCTGTTTTACCTGCACTGTTTTGCCCCGTGATAATGTTTATTCCTGTTCTAAACTCCATCCATCCAGAATCACGAAAAGATTTATAGTTTAAAACTTGAACTTTTAAAATGAGCATATAAGAACTAGTTTAGTGAATAAATAATAAATGATTTTCTTAACTTTACTAAGACTATAAAATTTATACCTTAGTCTATTGAAATATAGTATTTATCGTAGATTGTCGTCAAAAATAAACTACTCCTATTGAGTCCTCTTTACAATCGCTTGAGATTTAGAAAGATATACTAGATATTTCAATCAACTCATAGTGGCTGAATAATGCTGCTGTTGCAATTGCATTTCCAAATTAAATATTTCAGCGAAGGTTTGCGAGATCGCAGCTTACAAACAAGGATCACCATCGGGAGGATGCCAACCACCTCTAGGCCATAACGCTCTCGCTCGAATGATAAATTTGTCATTGTGGTGATCGTCATTGAGATCCAGTCTGTGGCAAGTAGCGCGACCAACTGCGGTTTTACCAACAATCTGTAATCTATCAACCGACCAAACATAATGCTCTGACCAGTTCTGTTGACGTGGGTTAAAAAGAGTTACTTCCATTTCCGTCTCAGGATCGATACCCGTCATAAAATTGTAGCGGCGACCATTACATCGTGAACAAGCAAGTGCAAGATTGTCCACATCATCCGTACCCCCTAAAGATTGCGGCAGAAGATGCTCCATTGTAAAGCGATCGCTATTTAGATATTCTGGCGAATGGCAGTATTCACAGAGACTTCGGGCGCGTTCTTGGACAAATTTTCTGGCTTGAGAGGACACCATGCGGCTTTTTCAGCAATTTGGGCATTAATTAGAGTAAAGATACGAGATAGTTCCGTAATACCTTCAAGTTCAGCAATTTGCTCATTAGTGAGGGCATCTGCTTTCTTTTGATCTAGAAGATTTTCTAAGCGATCTTGTAAATCATCTGTGAGCTGAAATAGAAAGACATTACCTAAAGGAACAATATTCATCCCTACAGGTATGAGTGATGATGGCTGAACCATTGGTTGGGTAATCATTTCTTACCTTGCATCTTTACTAAGAAACTTTATTTAGCATAGCGCAATTTTTTGGGCTAGTGCGATTTAGGAAACAGACTTATTCTAATGATCCGCTATCACATCATTGAGAAAATCGATAACCAATATAAACTAGTGCTACTAGTTCAGAGAGAAGATAAACTGAATATTTGCTAGCCTATAGCAAAATATGAGAGTAGCGATCTTAAAGAATTAACTGAAAAATAAATGATTTCGTGGTCAGCCGATCACTTGCAACTGCTAATAAAGCTGATCGCTTGCAACTGCTAATAAATAAAATGACTATCACCGTCACCATTCCCGAATCCAGTCAACAATTTTCTCAACTAATGGGACAAGTCCTGCTTGGCAAAGAAATCATCATCTGTGAAAACGGTATAGCAATAGCCACAATCACACCTACCAAGAAGAAACGTCAACCTCGCGTATCAGGACAAGACAAAGGCAAAATTTTTATTGCCCCCGACTTTAATGCTCCATTACCCGATGAAATTCTTGCTGATTTTCTAGGCTAATAGGCATGAAAATATTACTTGATACGCACACTTTGATCCATTTTGTGTTTCTTAAATTGCCATATCAGCAGTTATAAATAGCATAGAAATTAACGTTATTATCAATAAGCTTTCGTTAATTGAGAATGTATAGAGTAATTGAGAATAACTGTCCTTAATTGAGAACTAGAGATTATTTGCTATTTGCTAAAACCTTTTAAATAAAGGCTTTTACGACTTAGATCCCTATACTTGACTATAAGTAATAATCAATAGATTCTCAACGCAAATCTAAAGGAAATATACATATAATAGAGAGAGAGAGAAATCTCATGTAAGGTTATGGTGTGAGAAGTCAAAACACTAATTATTGACAGGAACAATCGTAATTTTATGGTATCTACTCCTCTCAAATTGTCTGAGCCAGACCTATCGAACAACTCTATTCATGGGTCGATTAGTAGCTATGGTATTGCTCGTTCCACCGTTACAGGGACTCCTCTTAGTGCTGAAGAACTCCGTAAGATCGATGCCTACTGGCGTGCTTGTAATTATCTAGCGATCGGCATGATCTATCTACGCGAAAATCCACTTTTGCGTGAACCTTTAAAATCAGAACATGTCAAAAATCGTTTGCTAGGACATTGGGGATCAAGTCCTGGAATGAGTTTCGTCTATACCCATCTCAATCGCTTGATCAAGAAATATGATCTCAATACGATCTTTCTTGCTGGTCCCGGACATGGGGCTCCTGGAATTTTAGGCCCTGTGTATTTAGAGGGAACCTACTCTGAGGTTTATCACGATATTAGCGAAGACGAAGAAGGGCTAAAGCGTTTCTTTAAGCAGTTTTCATTCCCCGGGGGAATTGGTAGCCACTGTACACCTGAAACCCCTGGTTCGATTCATGAAGGTGGCGAACTTGGTTATAGCGTTTCCCATGCCTATGGAACTGTCTTTGATAATCCCGACTTGATCTCTGTGGTGATGGTTGGTGATGGTGAGTCGGAAACTGGTCCTCTCGCAACGGCGTGGCATTCTAACAAGTTTATTAATCCTATTCGTGACGGTGCGGTACTCCCAATTCTGCATTTGAACGGTTACAAGATTAATAACCCGACAGTGCTATCGCGGATTAGTCATGAAGAATTAGAAAGCCTATTTATTGGCTATGGCTATCAGCCCTACTTTGTAGAAGGTTCTGATCCTGAGTCAATGCACCAAGC includes the following:
- a CDS encoding clan AA aspartic protease, with product MIHGVVNQSCEATIPLVIINEKKQTKLIDAVIDTGYTGYLSLPSEIIEALDLPWTGVDRGTLGDGSEVTFEVYAATIIWDGQYRTIPVNEAETDPLVGMGLIYGYDLRIRAVEGGKVTIELPE
- the infB gene encoding translation initiation factor IF-2; this translates as MSISNRVRLYELSRELDLDTKDVIAVCEQLNIVVKSHSSTITESEAELVRTKAPQHHPKTADPKAADKKAAATVKPKESEARAKQQILAVSKPTIRLNSPPVSANVGAIPPANPPAIAEPSSEPPAKTAVVNPPSPMPPASSLIKPPSRPLVSDSDLANSETTPVSKIELTSETALTPPENPQSSKELQPPLPKAELITPPVPPKSLDKSDKDKSSSTVVANSVKAPVEESTRVSPPKDQAPKEQQVRKDTPRGERPPAEKAERPLTPKQSLMSVSPPQVKLTNKPVAPERPKPPVAIAPKAIVAPKPPAAKPADDVRTTAKGHQGKEQVKNDHGKDYKGGNEAGSAPKQEAVKTNRPERPKLNRPVEQPAPAGGRPQSRVPKLVKDSVLIERGITAPTEPPHNLRPPMPTLMRAPEKPVIADKNAKKPEAAGGFAPVLPELLEKPTLPNKANKRKGKSKEEEEKDLLELKEKNRLNKPKRYLRDFDDDDDDASDLDSGADFAQISLSLARPTARPKTISVPAKPTMAADLKPTQKSKKSAPSRDRRNQQVEIVPEKPTSVEIEEGMTVAVLAKRLVLSETEVIRTLFMKGIMANINQTLDVGTAKMVATELGYEVHDPEIIELAVKTEMIELEDLDKLERRPPVVTIMGHVDHGKTTLLDAIRKSKVAQGEAGGITQHIGAYHVDVEHNGEKQQIVFLDTPGHEAFTAMRARGTKVTDIAVLVVAADDGVQPQTIEAISHARAAKVPIVVAINKVDKIEAQPDRIRQELTEYSLVAEEWGGDTIMVPVSAIRRENLDTLLEMILLVAEVEDLQANPNRTAKGTVIEAHLDKAKGPVATLLVQNGTLRVGDIFVAGAAFGKVRAMVDDRGARVGKASPSFAVEVLGLGDVPAAGDEFEVYLDEKQARAIADQRTMDQRQARLVQAMASRRVTLGTLSEKVKEGDLKELNIILKADVQGSLEAILGALAQLPQREVQLRILLSAPGEITENDISLAAASSAVVLGFNTTMAPGARQAADDLGVDFRDYNVIYKLLEDIQDAMEGLLDPEMVEEYLGQAEVRAIFTIGKGAVAGCYVQNGKLIRNCNVRVKRGNEIVHSGVLESLRRVKDDAKEVASGFECGISLGKFSAWKEGDVIEAYRMVTKRRTLATS
- a CDS encoding type II toxin-antitoxin system Phd/YefM family antitoxin gives rise to the protein MTITVTIPESSQQFSQLMGQVLLGKEIIICENGIAIATITPTKKKRQPRVSGQDKGKIFIAPDFNAPLPDEILADFLG
- a CDS encoding ATP-dependent nuclease; translated protein: MLILKVQVLNYKSFRDSGWMEFRTGINIITGQNSAGKTALLEALTLEFNDTPHKSLSTLPTKSSLLKPESQVHFSLHLKDIEFEEIAVQLPVPYIIPNSIGGEGKAISPFQAWLVNPKQQTLSTSVSGQLNFFCNGNNDKPSFDLYETEPIVNGGCSHSQIIPDPTQAGDWTIGAYYSLLTLSQNSFTAFLKISQKRIYRFLAERLNVGSCSRSYNSELLTNASNLPEVLGILQGNNPELFKIFNHYVSIIFPQIKQISISQGIAIEIKVWHIAPSTMRDDLSFPLSACGTGIGQVLSILFVVLTANHPRIIIIDEPQSFLHPGAAKKLIEILKELGKDERFQEHQYIISTHSPTIIAAAEPATITMLKYTDDCETKVFTMDSKDTRELRYLLDEVGVRLSDVFGMDKILWVEGPTEEKCYPQIITKILNKSMRGIQILGVKNTGDLEGRRAHIIFDVYDKLSGSHNLFPPAIGFIFDREKRTEQEMEDLRKRSSNPVKFLPRRMYENYLLDSDAIASVVNELDEGQEKIITVSDVDAILEECKKANCKKDSPDGSLIDGANTLKDIFLKLTESRVEFSKTRDSVKLTEWLIANKPESLKEISDILAKLFTET
- a CDS encoding HNH endonuclease encodes the protein MVSSQARKFVQERARSLCEYCHSPEYLNSDRFTMEHLLPQSLGGTDDVDNLALACSRCNGRRYNFMTGIDPETEMEVTLFNPRQQNWSEHYVWSVDRLQIVGKTAVGRATCHRLDLNDDHHNDKFIIRARALWPRGGWHPPDGDPCL